A stretch of Alkalicella caledoniensis DNA encodes these proteins:
- the recD2 gene encoding SF1B family DNA helicase RecD2 — MEYLSGVVERITYQNEENGFCVIKIRSKGFPDLVTVVGSLAAVNVGSVIRLKGQWKMDSKFGKQFAVEDYRETVPATIAGIEKYLGSGLIKGIGPAYAKKIVKEFKEDTLRVIEEEPDYLINVEGIGKKRVEIIKKAWHDQKEIKNVMLFLQSNGVSTAYAVKIFKTYGNESIEIVKNNPFRLADDIWGIGFKTADKIAQQMGFDKNSYERCSSGIVYVLNELSGEGHCYANKDQLIEKAEQMLEVERSVIESAVKPMIEEKKIILDEEDIIYIPAFYYSEVGCAKKIREILESESPYNKSEVSKLIEKIEKENKIRYDEVQKEAIETAVKSKFMVLTGGPGTGKTTTTLAIITALQALGANVLLAAPTGRAAKRMSETTGMEAKTIHRLLEYKPNDGYVRNEENPLPCDVLIIDETSMVDIILMYNLLKAVAINTVVVLVGDVDQLPSVGAGNVLKDIINSGTVNVVKLTRIFRQALGSAIITNAHKINKGEFPELKSSKDSDFFFMDEEDPGKLVEQIRELCTVRLPKYYKVDPINDIQVLCPMQRGDTGAVNLNSVLQGALNRAELSIKYGGTLYKLGDKVMQIKNNYDKNVFNGDIGRITDINTEDKNLIITYDKTPVDYDSTELDEVVLAYATTVHKSQGSEYKIVVAPFTMQHYVMLQRNLLYTCVTRAKKIMVLVGTKKAIGMAVKNNKTTKRNTKLSERLNLPI, encoded by the coding sequence ATGGAGTACTTAAGTGGTGTTGTGGAACGAATTACATATCAAAATGAAGAGAACGGGTTTTGTGTTATTAAAATTCGTTCAAAGGGGTTTCCTGACTTAGTGACAGTGGTGGGCAGTTTAGCTGCAGTAAATGTGGGCTCAGTTATTCGCCTTAAGGGTCAGTGGAAGATGGACTCAAAGTTTGGTAAACAGTTTGCAGTAGAGGACTATAGGGAGACAGTTCCTGCAACTATTGCAGGTATTGAAAAATACCTGGGTAGTGGCCTTATCAAGGGTATTGGGCCAGCATATGCCAAAAAGATTGTTAAGGAGTTTAAGGAAGACACTTTAAGGGTGATTGAGGAAGAACCGGATTATTTAATAAATGTTGAAGGTATTGGTAAAAAGCGAGTGGAGATAATCAAAAAGGCATGGCATGATCAAAAGGAAATCAAAAATGTCATGTTATTTTTGCAGAGCAATGGAGTATCCACAGCCTATGCCGTAAAGATTTTTAAAACCTATGGTAATGAAAGTATAGAGATAGTAAAGAACAACCCCTTTAGGCTTGCCGATGATATTTGGGGGATTGGATTTAAAACAGCAGATAAGATTGCCCAGCAGATGGGCTTTGATAAGAACTCCTATGAACGCTGTAGTTCAGGCATTGTTTATGTGTTAAATGAGCTATCTGGTGAAGGGCACTGCTATGCCAACAAAGATCAACTAATTGAAAAAGCTGAACAGATGCTAGAAGTTGAAAGAAGTGTTATAGAATCAGCGGTTAAGCCCATGATAGAAGAAAAAAAAATCATCTTAGATGAAGAAGATATTATATATATTCCTGCGTTTTATTATAGTGAGGTAGGATGTGCTAAAAAGATAAGGGAAATATTAGAAAGTGAAAGCCCATATAATAAATCAGAAGTGAGTAAGTTAATAGAGAAAATTGAGAAAGAAAACAAGATCAGATATGACGAGGTACAAAAGGAAGCCATAGAAACTGCAGTAAAATCTAAATTCATGGTTCTGACAGGTGGCCCTGGGACAGGAAAAACCACTACAACATTAGCCATTATAACAGCGTTACAAGCTTTAGGTGCCAATGTTTTACTTGCAGCACCAACAGGTAGAGCTGCAAAAAGGATGTCAGAAACCACAGGGATGGAAGCTAAAACCATTCATCGTCTCCTAGAGTATAAACCAAACGATGGATATGTTAGAAATGAAGAAAACCCTTTGCCCTGTGATGTGCTGATAATAGATGAGACGTCAATGGTTGATATCATATTGATGTACAATTTATTAAAGGCTGTTGCCATAAATACAGTGGTAGTTTTAGTGGGAGACGTTGACCAACTTCCGTCAGTGGGGGCAGGAAATGTTTTAAAGGATATCATAAATTCAGGTACTGTCAACGTTGTGAAGCTTACTAGAATATTCCGTCAGGCATTAGGAAGCGCTATTATAACAAACGCCCATAAAATCAATAAAGGGGAGTTTCCAGAGCTGAAGAGCAGTAAAGACAGTGATTTTTTCTTTATGGATGAGGAAGACCCTGGGAAGTTAGTTGAACAAATTAGAGAGTTGTGTACAGTGAGATTGCCTAAGTACTACAAGGTTGATCCCATTAACGATATTCAGGTTCTTTGCCCTATGCAAAGGGGCGACACAGGGGCTGTAAACTTAAATTCTGTACTACAGGGGGCATTAAATAGAGCAGAGTTGTCAATTAAGTACGGTGGAACCTTATATAAGCTTGGGGATAAGGTGATGCAGATTAAAAATAATTACGATAAAAATGTTTTCAATGGGGATATAGGAAGAATAACAGATATCAATACTGAAGATAAAAACTTGATTATCACATACGATAAAACCCCAGTGGACTATGACTCCACTGAGTTAGATGAAGTGGTGCTAGCCTACGCAACAACGGTGCATAAAAGTCAAGGAAGTGAATATAAAATTGTAGTGGCACCTTTTACCATGCAGCATTATGTGATGCTACAGAGGAATTTACTTTACACCTGTGTTACAAGGGCTAAAAAGATAATGGTGTTAGTAGGCACAAAAAAGGCCATAGGAATGGCTGTGAAAAATAACAAAACAACAAAACGCAACACAAAGTTGTCTGAGAGGTTGAATTTACCTATCTAA